Genomic segment of Aquarana catesbeiana isolate 2022-GZ linkage group LG09, ASM4218655v1, whole genome shotgun sequence:
AatcatttatttaaatattttacaCAGTTTAGTGATTTGTTcaattttaaaggggcagctgtttgTTATATGTTCTCATCCCCACAAGGCGCCATTATTGGTACATATTTTTCCACTTGGCACTTTATACCGCACATCCGATTAAGTTAAAGTTGCACTGGAAAAACCTCCTTGGATTCACATGAACTTTATATACTTATTTATTTGTTCACTGGaatttatgaactttatatattgttattttatatttgatatgagtttttatgatttatttggtgATGTATTAGTATAGTGTGTGGTAGCGCTCTTATCCTGTTCACACATATACatggatgtcagctgtccctggctctggaggttcttaTTAGACTAAAGGAGACCTGGGACCTTGTTACAAAGGATTTTATTTGGGTAAATCatcacacgaccatgcaattgtcaattaaagtaacgcagcgccgtatcgctaaaatggcctggtcattaagggagggtaaatcttccagaacaCAGATGGAAGTAAAATTCCTTCTATTTCACCTTATTAAAGGTACACAtcggttatattaaaaaaaatcacttacaaTGACACCTAAACTTGGCATTTCCCCTTCACTGGCTCAGAATGAAAAGTATTAGTAGGTATATATTACAAGTAAAGTAATTTGTTTTAGTCTCTCAGATAATGTCTTTTGtagaaaaatatctaaaaaaagacAGTATTTGGGATCCGAGCTGGTTTCTGGTTGTGCTATTAGTCAAAGAGACACTGCAGCACCTGTCACACTTACTTTTTCTAGGAATCAGAGCCAGGACTCCCCTCTGGAGTGTGGCCACCAGCACTTCCAGGTTTTACCCGAAGTACATGCAGTGAGAACAGGAGCTGGTCAAATCAAGTCTTTCTTCAAGTTTGGGCTCTCAGAGCACTGTACAAATTATCAAGCatggcttatgccgtgtacacacaagcggattttccatcagaaaaatttttgatggtttttccgacggaattccgctcaagcttggcttgcatacacacggtcacacaaaagttctctgaacatttgaccgtcaagaacgcggtgacgtacaacactacgacgagccgagaaaatgaagttcaatgcttccgagcatgcgtcgaattgtttccaagcatgcgtaggaattttgcacgtcggaattgctacagacgatcacattttcggataggaactttttccgaccgaaaaaaattgagaacatgctctcaatcttttgctggctggaattcggccagcaaaagtccaatggaccatacacacagtcgcattttacGACCAACAGCTCTCATCGGtgttttgctggctgaatttccaatcatgtgtacgcggcattacaggtgttGGATGATGCCTGATATAGAAAGGAAGTGTAATATCATATACACAGGTTTTGGGCCTACTGGATAAACACGGAAGAGTGGCAGTGTTGCCTACACAATTCAGTCAGATTCCAGAAAGTTTGTAATATGGATATTAATTCAACTGGAAGCTTGTTGTTGATTACTGTGGGAATATCAAAACATCTTATACAACACTAATGGTGTCTCATCGTCTTTAAACCCCATTCGGTTTCTAaatctatatacagtacatgctcCTAGGGTAGTAATTTCCTTGTTTTGTAACTTCATTTTTTGTAAATTCATTTTTGCAGAAATATGTCACGTGAATTTACTTTGCACAATAATGAGGCTTTATATTTGCTAAGGGAAATTGTATGCATAACTTATATCCGGCTCATGGAGGAATCTTGTTCCAGTCTGTGCCTGAAAGCCAAGCCATTTCTATTCATTCTAGCTGGTCAGTTGTCCTCCTTTGCTCTGTGGCATATTTATAGGTATGAAAAATAGAGAAGCATTTTAAGATGTTTGAGGGTAAAGGctgcatgtaaaaataaaaattaatatacgtatatatatatatatttggtaaatTAGTAAAATTCTCATTTATGTTTAGTTCACAGGCTTTAAAGATGATGAACTCTTCTGGGAATTTCACTGGCTGTCAGCCACAACCCGTTCCTGCCTTCATCCCCATCTTCCTGAGTATTTTCTTCTTCATTGGATTTGCTTTGAATTGCATCAGTTTGTGGATATTCTGGTTCAAGGTTAAACCATGGACCTCAATGGTGGTTCTCCAGTTCAACTTGGCCCTCTCTGATGCCATCATCACCCCAGCAGCTCCTCTGCTTGTTATCTACTACATTACTGACCACTGGACCTTCGGGTTATTCTTCTGCCAGTTCAAGGTCTTCTTGCTCAGCACTCACACATATGGAAGTATATACTTTCTCACCCTAATTAGCATGCACCGTTATTTCATTGTTGTCCCTAACCCCAAAAGTCAGGCCTTTAATGGGAAGCCATTCATTACGAAACTTTGCCTCTTTGTCTGGGGTTGTCTGCTTTGTCAAGGTATTCCATTTTTCTTTGCCCTCAAAGTTTCTGAGGTCCACGGAGTTATGAAATGTCTCAGCATCCATCAAACAGATcaaacagttttattttttgccTGGAACTGGGTCATCTTATTCACTGGTCTCCTTATTCCTTTTTCCATTACGTTGGTCTGCTATGCTCTACTGATTCAATACATTCTCAAAGTCAACCCAATGAACTCCCTCAGCAAAGTCATGGTGTCCAAGTCAGTGCAGACTATCCTTATCTCCCTGATAATTTTCATAATTTGCTACATACCCTCTCATATCACTAGGTCTATTGCTGTTACAATTACATTGTTCTTCCCAACTTTATGCTCTTTGCTGGAAAGCGTTGAAGTTGCCTTTTACATCACTTGGATAATGTCTGGAACAAATTGTTATATGGATCCCATACTGTACTGTTTTACTTCTGAAAGATTTAACAGCATATTCACAAGTTGGTGTCCTTGTCTGCAAAGACGACATCAAAACATCACAGACTTTTCCCATGATAACCCAGATGAGCCTCCTTTAGACACTCACAGCCCTCTCCCAAATAACAGCGTTACAAAAACATGTCTGTCAGAATCAGTTGAAGGGCAAAGTGAGATGTGAATTaaatctaaatccaagaacaaaaatgtaatatatttcaggttaccaatccttagatctgggggctgcatttgtttttttttgtttgtttttttcaggccctttcctttattttctctGGGTTATCCTGCCAATAACTAACATTCTGTTCCAAGATTACCACACTCCCTTACTGTACTACATCTATGGaagagcagcattgtcactctaCAACAAGACTCCCTCTCCATTCTTTTCCATAACAGAGGGGAATGATGCTCTCCAATCCACAGAGAGAGTTAAACACGCCAAAGACGAGTCGAAATTAAAATTCTTGTCGATCGTAAGGTTCGGTTTTCTGATCATTAGTGTGCCAGTTGCAAAAAAGCTATTTTTGTGCCGCAAGCgaaagtgcctgatccaacatgctggattttttttagaaaaactaaaCATATGATGGCAAAATTGTATGCACCATTTTAGTTTTTTGGTCGACAGAACATTCAGTTTTCGActtgtctatggccggccttaggaaCAACGCTTATAACAGTGCAGCATAGGCAGAGAGCATGAGGAGTcttcagctcacaagatttctgtcaGGATTAGCAGGTATTGTGTTGTGCTTATTGAACATTATAACaatattttttgtggttttgtgaTGGCCATATTGTGGGTTGAGGGATGAGCAAAATTGAATATTTGTTGAGTGTATTTTCTTGCTGGAGACCCAAAGAGATTAAAAGAGGAACTGTAACTTTTTAAacaattgtacatttatttttAGTATCGCATAGAGTAAGGAACAGGTCGGGACTTTTTGATGTTTGTGGTCCAGTTTGGAAGATTTTCCCCACTTCCTATTCTCGTGACAATTCATAATAATTCACACTTGCATGCTACATTTTATTTAAATGCAGAAAAAATAATCTAGGATATATAAACAAACTTCATGCTTCCCAGATCATGCTTTCACACGCATTCAGACAATCTAATCTGCTCCTGGACGCACAGAattctatttttttcaaaacacagctaaactgaatgcaggtAAACACACAGGGGTgcatttactaagggcaaatagactacTCTAAGGAATATCACTTGCCAGTTTAAGCTGCCCTGCTTACTGTCACATTACTGTGCCATATCTTGTATATAAGTTAAAGAGCTCCAACTGCCGGACATTGCTGTTGCTACTGGTTAAAGGGCCCCATCCTATTCCTATTCtatctgatctctcattaggatgtAAAAGTTTAATAGGCCGGCCTTGGATCCCCCTTTAGCGTGGTATCATGTTGCATTAACTAGTGGATTCTTTACAATCACCTGTTTTATTCTCTAGCTGGTAtttcactgtatatatgtatatcttgCATTTTTACTATTGAACTGTAATTAAGCTGTTTCTTGGGGATTCCTCACCTGAGTCTTGGCTGTTATCCATACCTCAGGTGATCAATAAATACACATAACTTTACCCAGTAAAACCTAAAAGAATATCTATTTGACTTGTGCGAGAGTATCATTTAAAGGTGCCTGCaagaagatgtctgaacccagagtgttagGTGGGTTGGAGTGTTCACAGGGTCAGGGCAGtgcagatgaacaggtaaatcAAAGCAGCCCTCAAGGGGGCTGTGTTACACATGTATGCCATTGCCAGAGTGAATGAGACCTAAGCGGGACACAATGGCAATAAACACTGCTTCACACAGAATATGGTGCagagcatactagcacattatgcctttaccttgcctgtcccaagatggccaccaaagtcacatggggcatTATCATCTAACTGGATGTCCGCCCCCCTgtaacccaggaaaccatagaggaacctcctgacttcctctccctctgctatGTCACTGTGGTCAagtccacctgcagtggagaatatagactgcacctgcctacacttcCCTCCTCTTTGACAGATGCTGTCCTCGGCATATTAACACAGTAAAGAAGAACATGAAAACTGCAAAAAATAGATTTTTGACAGATGCTTTCCTCTGCATCTTACTTTGCAGGGAGCTGGCCATGGTAAGACTGCATAGAGCGGCAGACCTCAGTGTCCCCACTGAAAGGAAGTCATCTTCAGCCTGAGGTTCTGGAGCCTCGGGTGGATAAATGTCAACAGGGCCAGCCATACACCCATCACCCAGGCTCAAGGCTGACTCTTTggaagagttgaggctgtcaacTGGACCCACAGTGGCTTTTGGACCGTCCATGGATGCTGTACTGGGATCTTCTTCTGCCAAGTCTGTAGGGGCTGGAGGCTCCAGCACGAGAGGAGGCTGATACCATTCATCAGGAACCTTTTGTACTGGTGGGACATCCATGGAGTTGCATCTCTCTCAATCTCCAGCAGGTTTAGCAGAGCAATCGGCACTTAGCACACAGGGTCTCATAAGGTTATGGTGGAGTCATCTCTTGATGGGGTTGGGACCCTTTCAGATCACGTCATATACTGGAGTTGGAGGAAAGGGCTGCTTTTAAACCCAAAGGGGTGTGCTCCCAATAAGGATCCAATTTACCACCACTTTTGTCctggaacctttccctgatgctaagcactgtccctgacagacgggagacctgtccctactctagccagtCACAAAATGCACGCCAAGCCCAGAAGTCAGGGTCTTAAATTGGTAGTAaactcttttttcttttatctacaggtaagcttgtaataaagcttacctataggtaaaatgaatatctcctaaacgtgcaccgtttaggagatattctagtgagcagcagtggcgcatgctctctgaaggaacagcataccagcGCGAGAGTGACGTCACTGCGGCTCGTCCAATCAGATGTCCAGTCACACGTCCAGTTCCCCAACCCAAAAGGAAGGCgagatgaagatggaagcctcaGCAGCAGTGATagcgcactgctggagggctttgttcttaggtaagtctttcataacatgctagtatgcattatgcctttaccttacagggttttttttttaatgcctttactaacactttaagtagactctgcctgacccacgatggccaccaaagtcacatggggcatCATCATCCAGGCTGCCTCCTgtaacccaggaaaccatagaggagctAGGTTCttcctgacttcctctccctctgcgaTGTCACTGTAGCCAtgtccacctgcagtggagaatatagACTGCTCCTGCCTACACTTCCCCCTCTTTGACAGATGCTGTCCTCGGCATCTTAACACAGTAAAGAAGAACATGAAAACTGCAACAAATATAATTCTGCATAACAGGAAAAGTTCAAACAACATAATCAAAGTACTTTGCAGGAAGCTGGTCACAAAGGGTGGCAGACAGCAAGTGTCCCCTCTGAAGTCATCTTTAGCCTGAGGTTCTGGAGCCCCGGGTGGCTGGAGGTCAACAGAGTCAGCCATACACCTATCACCCTGGCTCAAGGCTGACTCTTCAGGAGAGTTGAGGCTGTCAACTGGGCCCACAGGGGCTCTTGGACCGTCCGTGGATGCTGTCCTGGGATCTTCTTCTGCCGAGTCTGTAGAGGTCAGAGGCTCTAGCACAGGAGGAGGCAGGTACCATTCATCAGGAATCTCTTGTACTGGTGGGACATCCATGGAGTTGCGTGTCTCTCAGTGTCACTCAGTGTCACTCAGTCTCTAGAAGATTTGGCAGAGCAATCGGCACTTAGCACACAGGGTCTTATAGGGTTATGGTGGAGGCATCTCTAGATGGGGTTGGGACCCTCCCAGATCACATCATATATTGGAGTTGGAGGAAAGGCTGCTTTTAAA
This window contains:
- the LOC141107294 gene encoding P2Y purinoceptor 4-like isoform X2, translated to MHNLYPAHGGILFQSVPESQAISIHSSCSQALKMMNSSGNFTGCQPQPVPAFIPIFLSIFFFIGFALNCISLWIFWFKVKPWTSMVVLQFNLALSDAIITPAAPLLVIYYITDHWTFGLFFCQFKVFLLSTHTYGSIYFLTLISMHRYFIVVPNPKSQAFNGKPFITKLCLFVWGCLLCQGIPFFFALKVSEVHGVMKCLSIHQTDQTVLFFAWNWVILFTGLLIPFSITLVCYALLIQYILKVNPMNSLSKVMVSKSVQTILISLIIFIICYIPSHITRSIAVTITLFFPTLCSLLESVEVAFYITWIMSGTNCYMDPILYCFTSERFNSIFTSWCPCLQRRHQNITDFSHDNPDEPPLDTHSPLPNNSVTKTCLSESVEGQSEM
- the LOC141107294 gene encoding P2Y purinoceptor 4-like isoform X1 produces the protein MEESCSSLCLKAKPFLFILAGQLSSFALWHIYSSQALKMMNSSGNFTGCQPQPVPAFIPIFLSIFFFIGFALNCISLWIFWFKVKPWTSMVVLQFNLALSDAIITPAAPLLVIYYITDHWTFGLFFCQFKVFLLSTHTYGSIYFLTLISMHRYFIVVPNPKSQAFNGKPFITKLCLFVWGCLLCQGIPFFFALKVSEVHGVMKCLSIHQTDQTVLFFAWNWVILFTGLLIPFSITLVCYALLIQYILKVNPMNSLSKVMVSKSVQTILISLIIFIICYIPSHITRSIAVTITLFFPTLCSLLESVEVAFYITWIMSGTNCYMDPILYCFTSERFNSIFTSWCPCLQRRHQNITDFSHDNPDEPPLDTHSPLPNNSVTKTCLSESVEGQSEM